One genomic window of Brevundimonas vesicularis includes the following:
- a CDS encoding phage major tail tube protein gives MRALPRSIKGYTAFIDGFGMIGLTTGGKLPPIKAKTEAYRDGGMDGEDELEFGIEKLEAELTFAELNPRVLKAVLTRNTPITLRGSMEGEGAASAVPVIGQFRGLVTSADPGEWGDPKKAEVKLALTPNYYRLRIGGEEIYEIDLLNGIRRIGGTDQLAPRRAALGA, from the coding sequence ATGCGAGCACTACCCCGGTCCATCAAGGGCTACACCGCCTTCATCGACGGCTTCGGCATGATCGGCCTGACCACGGGCGGCAAGCTGCCCCCGATCAAGGCCAAGACCGAAGCCTATCGCGACGGCGGCATGGACGGCGAGGACGAGCTGGAATTCGGCATCGAGAAGCTGGAAGCCGAGCTGACCTTCGCCGAGCTGAACCCGCGCGTCCTGAAGGCCGTGCTGACCCGCAACACCCCGATCACCCTGCGCGGGTCGATGGAAGGCGAAGGCGCCGCGTCCGCCGTGCCGGTCATCGGTCAGTTCCGTGGCCTGGTCACGAGCGCCGATCCCGGCGAGTGGGGCGATCCCAAGAAGGCCGAGGTCAAGCTGGCCCTGACGCCCAACTATTATCGCCTGCGCATCGGCGGCGAGGAAATCTACGAAATCGACCTGCTGAACGGCATCCGCCGCATCGGCGGCACGGACCAGTTGGCGCCGCGTCGCGCGGCCCTGGGCGCCTAA
- a CDS encoding type IV secretory system conjugative DNA transfer family protein — MWKPFLAGFFIAFAVCLIGIVSSLFTGQKLHGEARWARIGEVRKAKLLEDTGILLGRINGKFMRFGGTEHVLLEAPTRAGKGVGVVIPNLLQWPDSVVVLDVKQENWAATAGFRMTNLRQQTLLFNPLDAHGRTCRYNPLAYINRRDQVEVVNELQKISVMLFPLPLQGETFWAESARTAFLGVAAYVAATADDGDDALPFTIGEIYRQFAAGDAQKRFPKIISQREREGKPLSGACVSALRDWIMASANTFTSTRQSVTAKINLWLNPYVDAATAVSDFDLREFRDKRISLYLGVSPDDLDRVAPIYGLLFQQLIDLNVRELPSGNKHQVRLLLLLDEFSRLGRASVIANGFSYVAGYGIRLLPVIQSGAQLENVYGPKVATEIESNCGVQMVMRPATNDDAKDISERLGTYTFRAKSRSFGMWGRGGGSVSESDQRRPLMLPQELMQLPEKDMIVLRLGIPPVYGKKIRYYTEKAMVALTKIPAPQMPNIRPDPTAPINSLRVIAAAEADDNGAPGSAPPAHGPGPQSGGGGTAPTHHRLNQAAIAAAMAAPAGERTSKLFQHIVMVGEAKVA; from the coding sequence GTGTGGAAGCCGTTTCTCGCCGGTTTCTTCATCGCCTTCGCGGTCTGCCTGATCGGTATCGTGTCGTCGCTCTTCACGGGACAGAAGCTCCACGGCGAAGCCCGCTGGGCGCGGATCGGCGAGGTCCGCAAAGCCAAGCTCTTGGAGGATACCGGCATTCTCCTCGGCCGCATCAACGGCAAGTTCATGCGCTTTGGGGGAACCGAGCATGTCTTGCTCGAAGCGCCTACCCGCGCCGGCAAGGGCGTCGGCGTCGTGATCCCGAACCTTCTCCAATGGCCGGATTCGGTTGTCGTCCTCGATGTGAAGCAAGAGAATTGGGCGGCGACAGCGGGCTTTCGGATGACGAACCTTCGCCAGCAAACCCTCTTGTTCAACCCGCTCGATGCCCACGGTCGCACATGCCGCTACAACCCGCTCGCCTACATCAATCGACGCGATCAGGTCGAAGTCGTCAACGAGCTGCAAAAAATCAGCGTCATGCTTTTTCCCCTGCCCCTGCAGGGCGAGACGTTTTGGGCGGAAAGCGCAAGGACGGCGTTTCTCGGTGTCGCGGCCTATGTCGCCGCCACGGCGGATGATGGCGACGATGCGCTCCCCTTCACCATCGGCGAAATCTACCGCCAATTCGCCGCCGGCGATGCACAGAAGCGATTTCCCAAAATCATCTCGCAGCGCGAGCGGGAGGGCAAACCGCTATCAGGTGCGTGCGTGTCGGCGCTGCGGGATTGGATCATGGCCTCGGCCAATACCTTCACGTCAACCCGCCAGTCCGTCACCGCCAAGATCAATCTGTGGCTGAACCCCTATGTCGATGCGGCAACGGCTGTCAGCGATTTCGATCTGCGCGAGTTCCGCGACAAGCGGATCTCGCTCTATCTCGGCGTCTCGCCGGATGATCTGGATCGCGTGGCACCGATCTATGGCCTGCTTTTCCAGCAGCTCATTGACCTCAATGTCCGCGAGTTGCCCTCGGGTAACAAGCACCAGGTCCGCTTGCTGCTCTTGCTGGACGAGTTCTCGCGCCTCGGCCGCGCATCGGTGATCGCCAATGGCTTCAGCTACGTCGCCGGCTATGGCATTCGCCTCCTCCCCGTCATCCAGAGCGGAGCGCAGCTCGAGAACGTCTATGGGCCGAAAGTCGCCACGGAGATTGAATCCAACTGCGGCGTCCAGATGGTCATGCGCCCCGCGACCAACGATGATGCGAAGGATATTTCCGAGCGGCTTGGCACTTATACGTTTCGCGCCAAATCGCGCTCCTTCGGCATGTGGGGCCGTGGGGGCGGCTCGGTATCGGAATCCGATCAGCGCCGGCCCCTGATGCTTCCTCAAGAGCTGATGCAGCTCCCCGAAAAGGACATGATCGTCCTGCGCCTCGGCATCCCGCCCGTCTATGGCAAGAAAATCCGCTATTATACGGAGAAGGCCATGGTCGCACTGACCAAGATCCCCGCACCGCAAATGCCGAACATTCGACCCGACCCCACCGCACCGATAAACAGCCTGCGGGTGATCGCCGCGGCCGAGGCGGATGATAATGGCGCCCCTGGCTCGGCCCCGCCTGCTCATGGTCCTGGGCCGCAATCCGGAGGCGGCGGCACGGCCCCGACCCACCACCGCTTGAACCAAGCCGCGATCGCCGCCGCCATGGCCGCCCCTGCCGGGGAACGCACCAGCAAGCTTTTCCAACATATTGTTATGGTGGGCGAGGCAAAGGTCGCTTAG
- a CDS encoding phage tail assembly protein, translated as MIDPNKTFELEFPVSFRGETVTSLTLRRPKGREIRAMQNGKGSAIDRSFEMMATLAEREVDLIDDLDAADIKKIDAWLNEIVGE; from the coding sequence ATGATCGATCCGAACAAGACCTTCGAACTGGAGTTCCCGGTTTCCTTCCGGGGCGAGACCGTCACGTCATTGACCCTGCGCCGGCCGAAGGGCCGGGAAATCCGCGCCATGCAGAACGGCAAGGGGTCCGCCATCGATCGCAGCTTCGAGATGATGGCGACGCTGGCGGAACGCGAAGTCGATCTGATCGACGATCTGGATGCGGCCGACATCAAGAAGATCGACGCCTGGCTGAACGAAATCGTGGGGGAGTGA
- a CDS encoding phage tail sheath subtilisin-like domain-containing protein yields the protein MTDAYLHGVEVVELATANRSITTPSTAVIGLVGTAPFADPVAFPLDRPVLITSATQAAGLTKTMPANAALDAEGTLPIAIQAIYDQTRTPIVVVRVAADATPAAQQVLVVGAAATKTGVYALLAAKSETGFQPKILIATGFTHQQTGGAANPVVMALKGIAEKLRACVVTDGPSDTDAHAVSKAALEAGERIYPVDPTVGVLARTGAIVQRPASAHVAGVIALSDQERGFWWSPSNRTLNGVVSIGRPIEFSRSDATASSNILNEAGVAVIVNDDGFRLVGNRTPPNDGEYEFLAQRRCMDMVFDAIEGSFRWAQDRPFSANLLDDIAGELEAYQRSLKARGAQLGGRVWIDPELNTEATFRSGRLYVNLDGEAPAPLDRLTFLFQRETGYYAELVSSAGAQAA from the coding sequence ATGACTGACGCCTATCTGCACGGTGTTGAAGTCGTCGAGCTGGCGACTGCGAACCGTTCGATCACCACGCCGTCCACCGCCGTCATCGGCCTGGTCGGCACCGCGCCCTTCGCCGATCCGGTCGCCTTCCCGCTGGATCGTCCGGTCTTGATCACCAGCGCCACCCAGGCGGCTGGTTTGACCAAGACGATGCCGGCGAACGCCGCCCTGGACGCGGAAGGCACCCTGCCGATCGCCATCCAGGCCATCTACGACCAGACGCGGACGCCCATCGTGGTCGTGCGCGTGGCGGCCGACGCCACCCCGGCCGCCCAACAGGTTCTGGTCGTGGGCGCCGCCGCGACCAAGACCGGCGTCTATGCCCTGCTGGCCGCGAAGTCCGAGACCGGGTTCCAGCCCAAGATCCTGATCGCCACCGGCTTCACCCACCAGCAGACGGGCGGGGCGGCTAACCCGGTCGTCATGGCGCTGAAGGGCATCGCCGAAAAGCTGCGCGCCTGTGTCGTGACGGACGGGCCCAGCGACACCGACGCCCATGCGGTGTCCAAGGCCGCCCTGGAAGCCGGCGAACGGATCTACCCCGTCGATCCGACCGTGGGCGTCCTGGCGCGCACGGGCGCCATCGTCCAGCGCCCGGCCTCGGCGCATGTCGCGGGCGTCATCGCCCTGTCGGACCAGGAGCGCGGCTTCTGGTGGTCGCCGTCCAACCGCACCCTGAACGGGGTGGTCTCCATCGGCCGCCCGATCGAGTTCAGCCGTTCGGACGCCACCGCCAGTTCCAACATCCTGAACGAAGCCGGCGTGGCGGTGATCGTCAATGACGACGGCTTCCGCCTGGTCGGCAACCGGACCCCGCCCAACGACGGCGAATACGAGTTCCTGGCCCAGCGCCGTTGCATGGACATGGTCTTCGACGCGATCGAGGGGTCGTTCCGATGGGCGCAGGACCGGCCGTTCAGCGCCAACCTGCTGGACGACATCGCCGGCGAGCTGGAAGCCTATCAGCGCAGCCTCAAGGCGCGGGGCGCCCAGCTCGGCGGCCGGGTCTGGATCGACCCCGAGCTGAACACCGAGGCGACGTTCCGGTCGGGCCGCCTCTACGTGAACCTGGACGGCGAGGCGCCCGCCCCGCTGGACCGCCTGACCTTCCTGTTCCAGCGCGAGACCGGCTACTACGCCGAACTGGTCTCCAGCGCTGGCGCGCAAGCCGCTTAA
- a CDS encoding type II toxin-antitoxin system RelE/ParE family toxin: MKVILTPDALADLDHIAEHIEKDNPARAISFVEELREAARRLADLPQGYPLVPRYERYGIRRRSYRRYGILYRPEAHRILILRFLGPGQDHDRALQLV; encoded by the coding sequence ATGAAAGTCATCCTGACGCCGGATGCGCTGGCCGACCTCGATCACATCGCCGAACATATCGAAAAGGACAATCCCGCGAGAGCCATCAGCTTTGTCGAGGAATTGCGTGAGGCGGCCCGTCGCCTTGCCGATCTGCCCCAGGGCTATCCTCTGGTGCCTCGCTATGAGCGCTACGGTATCCGTCGCCGTTCCTATCGCCGCTATGGCATCCTCTACCGGCCAGAAGCCCACCGTATCCTGATCCTGCGCTTTCTTGGCCCCGGTCAAGATCATGATCGCGCGCTCCAATTGGTTTGA
- a CDS encoding tail protein X, with protein sequence MTTRQGDVVDRIALEVYGRTTGATEALLNANPQLAALPPRLPAGVVVVLPDLATAETKPTVRLWD encoded by the coding sequence ATGACGACCCGACAAGGCGACGTGGTCGATAGGATCGCCCTGGAAGTCTATGGCCGCACGACCGGGGCGACCGAGGCGCTGCTCAACGCCAATCCCCAGCTCGCCGCCCTGCCGCCCCGACTGCCGGCCGGCGTCGTCGTCGTCCTGCCCGATCTGGCCACGGCCGAGACCAAGCCCACGGTGCGCCTGTGGGACTGA
- a CDS encoding type II toxin-antitoxin system ParD family antitoxin — MASMNVSLPDPMRDYVQRRIDSGHYASVSDYVRDLIRRDQGETQDVERWLHDLDASIERGLADAEAGRTHDLDDACDAIIDRIRTRASAQPQ, encoded by the coding sequence ATGGCTTCGATGAACGTCTCCCTTCCAGACCCCATGCGGGATTACGTCCAGCGCCGCATCGACAGCGGGCATTATGCCAGCGTGAGTGATTATGTTCGCGATCTCATTCGGCGCGATCAGGGTGAGACGCAGGATGTCGAACGGTGGCTGCATGATCTTGACGCCTCGATCGAACGCGGCCTTGCCGATGCGGAGGCGGGGCGCACCCACGACCTCGACGACGCCTGCGATGCTATCATCGACAGGATTCGGACACGGGCAAGCGCTCAGCCGCAATGA
- a CDS encoding phage minor head protein: MADPATGEVKPRELGTPRRLRIIYDANLRSARAAGQWERGQRTKAVLPFYLYQLGPSERHRPEHVAKEGVVRPVDDPFWTAWFPPNGWGCKCWLRQITKAEATRRGVTPPFDVPNRTFSRTLDDGSTERVTVPQGIDPGWQTNPGLNRARTLMTSMADRLIASGEPAARALLTDFWKGSTPEAFTHLPTRTFAPAAIAPARLQKELGTEALLVMVSSDTLKTKLDKHGEGSRGLKAADLDRVQSVLDDGVLVEQVDRRAVYVMETDGGWYQAVVKTSAKGELILASFYPIEPRRAARQIRKRG; this comes from the coding sequence ATGGCCGACCCTGCGACCGGCGAGGTCAAGCCGCGCGAACTGGGGACGCCGCGCCGGCTGCGGATCATCTATGACGCCAATCTGCGCAGCGCGCGGGCGGCCGGTCAGTGGGAGCGAGGCCAGCGGACCAAGGCCGTGCTGCCCTTCTACCTCTACCAGCTCGGCCCCAGCGAAAGGCACCGGCCCGAACACGTCGCCAAGGAGGGCGTGGTCCGCCCGGTGGACGATCCCTTCTGGACGGCCTGGTTCCCGCCGAACGGCTGGGGCTGCAAATGCTGGCTGCGCCAGATCACCAAGGCCGAGGCGACCAGGCGCGGCGTCACGCCGCCGTTCGACGTGCCTAATCGCACCTTCAGCCGCACCCTGGACGATGGATCGACCGAGCGCGTCACGGTTCCCCAGGGCATCGACCCCGGCTGGCAGACCAACCCCGGCCTGAACCGGGCCAGAACATTGATGACAAGTATGGCGGACCGGCTGATCGCCTCGGGCGAACCGGCCGCGCGCGCCCTGCTGACCGACTTCTGGAAAGGCTCGACGCCCGAGGCCTTCACCCATCTGCCGACGCGCACCTTCGCCCCGGCCGCCATCGCTCCGGCCCGGCTTCAGAAGGAGCTTGGAACCGAGGCCCTGCTGGTCATGGTGTCCAGCGACACCCTGAAGACCAAGCTGGATAAGCATGGAGAGGGATCGCGGGGACTTAAGGCGGCGGACCTGGACCGGGTTCAATCGGTGCTCGACGACGGCGTGTTGGTCGAACAGGTCGATCGCCGCGCGGTCTATGTGATGGAGACGGACGGCGGTTGGTATCAGGCGGTCGTGAAGACCTCGGCGAAGGGCGAGCTGATCCTTGCGTCCTTCTATCCGATAGAACCCCGGCGTGCTGCGCGGCAGATCAGGAAGCGGGGATGA
- a CDS encoding PRC-barrel domain-containing protein — translation MIAAMMTASNLGARVTGWGFVVFSISSVCWTTLGYATGQTALVATNGFLMLTNLVGIWRWLGQQTKYEDGGRSAETASQRSDTPNLFTATGLIGMAVDDKSGMNLGRVVEALIECSTGRINYVVISDERYAGLEETLRAVPLESLRIGYTRMTLLLDGPSFLSQPGLKSRDWPAFAPINP, via the coding sequence ATGATCGCGGCGATGATGACGGCTTCCAACCTGGGCGCGCGCGTGACGGGCTGGGGCTTCGTGGTGTTCAGCATCAGCTCGGTTTGCTGGACCACATTGGGCTACGCCACAGGACAGACAGCCTTGGTTGCCACCAATGGATTCCTGATGCTGACGAACCTCGTCGGTATCTGGCGATGGTTGGGGCAGCAGACCAAATATGAGGATGGCGGCCGATCGGCCGAAACAGCCAGCCAAAGATCCGATACGCCGAACCTGTTCACCGCGACCGGCCTGATCGGCATGGCGGTTGATGACAAGAGCGGGATGAATCTGGGCCGGGTTGTCGAGGCCCTGATCGAATGTTCGACCGGCAGGATAAACTATGTGGTGATCTCGGACGAGCGATATGCCGGTCTTGAAGAGACATTGCGAGCGGTGCCGCTCGAATCCCTCAGGATCGGCTACACGCGCATGACGCTGTTGCTGGACGGCCCGAGCTTCCTGTCACAGCCCGGCCTCAAAAGTCGTGACTGGCCCGCCTTCGCTCCGATCAATCCCTAG
- a CDS encoding GpE family phage tail protein, with the protein MDGGRLEAMQEVIAFAYGWTPDVLDNLTLDQLDTWRARAKERIDFMARARCAFG; encoded by the coding sequence ATGGACGGCGGGCGTCTGGAGGCGATGCAGGAGGTCATCGCCTTCGCCTATGGCTGGACGCCCGACGTTCTCGACAACCTCACACTCGACCAGCTCGACACCTGGCGGGCGCGGGCCAAGGAGCGGATCGACTTCATGGCTCGCGCCCGCTGCGCCTTCGGATAG
- a CDS encoding phage tail protein yields the protein MSEVLMTLGDIRFSVAEGAYRSLNRELEIMTAKIARAGRQSARQTLGLDETIDIEGVCYPGQRHARDRVDSFREVARTQKPQMLTDGTGKVWGLFVIEGVSERGSELLSNGVAQRQDFRIRLGAYGEDAA from the coding sequence ATGAGCGAAGTCCTGATGACCCTCGGCGACATCCGCTTCTCGGTGGCGGAAGGGGCCTATCGCTCGCTGAACCGCGAACTGGAGATCATGACGGCGAAGATCGCCCGCGCCGGTCGCCAGTCGGCGCGTCAGACGCTGGGCCTGGACGAGACCATCGACATCGAAGGCGTCTGCTATCCGGGCCAGCGCCACGCCCGCGACCGGGTGGACAGCTTCCGCGAGGTCGCCCGCACCCAGAAGCCCCAGATGCTGACGGACGGCACCGGCAAGGTCTGGGGTCTGTTCGTGATCGAGGGCGTCAGCGAGCGCGGTTCGGAGCTGCTGTCCAACGGCGTGGCCCAGCGCCAGGACTTCCGCATCCGTCTGGGCGCCTATGGCGAGGACGCGGCATGA
- a CDS encoding IS6 family transposase, translated as MSGFKGRHFEGEIVLWAVRWYCRYGISYRDLEQMMGERGVNVDHSTIYRWVQRYAPEIEKRLRWQWRRPASTSWRVDETYIKVRGAWTYLYRAVDKDGNTIDFYLSPTRNTKAAKRFLGKALGGLKDWEKPEIINTDKAPTYTAAIAELKAEGKCPKDTQHRQVKYLNNVVEADHGKLKQLIRPVRGFKTLKTAYATIKGFEVMRALRKGQAAAFNLTRDICGEARLVERAFGLGACALTEAIQLIGKRMELEAA; from the coding sequence ATGTCAGGGTTCAAAGGGCGGCATTTTGAGGGTGAGATCGTGCTTTGGGCGGTGCGATGGTACTGCCGGTATGGCATCAGCTACCGGGATCTTGAGCAGATGATGGGCGAACGTGGCGTGAATGTTGACCATTCCACGATCTACCGCTGGGTTCAGAGATACGCCCCGGAGATCGAGAAGCGGCTGCGCTGGCAATGGCGCCGCCCTGCCTCGACGAGTTGGCGGGTCGATGAGACCTATATCAAGGTTCGTGGTGCCTGGACGTATCTGTATCGCGCGGTCGACAAGGACGGGAACACGATCGATTTTTATCTCTCGCCAACGCGGAATACGAAGGCTGCGAAGCGTTTCCTGGGCAAGGCGCTGGGCGGGTTGAAGGACTGGGAGAAACCCGAGATCATCAATACCGATAAGGCGCCGACCTACACCGCCGCCATTGCTGAACTGAAAGCGGAAGGCAAATGTCCCAAGGATACCCAGCATCGCCAGGTGAAGTATCTGAACAACGTCGTTGAGGCTGACCATGGCAAGCTGAAGCAGCTGATCCGGCCGGTGCGGGGTTTCAAGACACTGAAGACGGCGTATGCGACGATCAAAGGCTTCGAGGTGATGCGGGCCCTGCGCAAGGGACAGGCAGCTGCCTTCAATCTCACCCGCGACATTTGCGGCGAGGCGCGGCTGGTCGAGCGTGCCTTCGGCCTCGGCGCTTGCGCCCTCACCGAAGCCATTCAACTCATCGGCAAACGGATGGAACTTGAAGCAGCCTAA
- a CDS encoding contractile injection system protein, VgrG/Pvc8 family, which produces MGLRSLPDFRLTLGDDDLTAVVRDRLKTLTVTDNSGEESDTLEIVIDDRDNAVESPPRGRVLSVSMGYRDEGLFYLGKFTVDEVEPEGPPDIITIRAKAADMREGLKVQRTRAFRNTTIGAIVSRIADENGLQPAVATELASRVVAHRDQANESDLHFLTRLGREYGAVAAPKDGKLVFAPAATGLSASGQALTAVTLDRADLTRWRAVQADRDEHGKVRARWRNTGAGRTQFAEAGSGDPVKTLRNLYPNEAAAKAAAEAELTRLKGAENGVELTMDGRADIVAQTPIIVTGLRAELSGDWIVETAVHTQDYESGGFTTVLTGRRKAS; this is translated from the coding sequence GTGGGACTGAGGTCGCTCCCCGACTTCCGCCTGACGCTCGGCGACGACGATCTGACGGCCGTCGTCCGCGACCGGCTGAAGACCCTGACCGTGACCGACAACAGCGGCGAGGAATCGGACACGCTGGAGATCGTCATCGACGATCGGGACAACGCCGTCGAAAGCCCGCCGCGCGGCCGGGTGCTTTCCGTGTCGATGGGCTATCGCGACGAGGGCCTGTTCTACCTCGGCAAGTTCACCGTGGACGAGGTCGAGCCGGAAGGGCCGCCCGACATCATCACCATCCGCGCCAAGGCGGCCGACATGCGCGAGGGACTGAAGGTCCAGCGCACCCGCGCCTTTCGCAACACCACCATCGGGGCCATCGTGTCGCGGATCGCCGATGAAAACGGTCTCCAGCCCGCCGTTGCGACCGAGCTGGCCAGCCGTGTGGTCGCCCATCGGGATCAGGCCAACGAAAGCGACCTGCACTTCCTGACGCGGCTGGGCCGCGAGTATGGAGCCGTCGCAGCGCCCAAGGACGGCAAGCTGGTCTTCGCCCCGGCCGCCACGGGCCTGTCGGCCTCGGGCCAGGCCCTTACCGCCGTGACCCTGGATCGCGCCGATCTGACCCGCTGGCGCGCCGTTCAGGCCGACCGGGACGAACACGGCAAGGTCCGCGCCCGCTGGCGCAACACCGGCGCCGGTCGGACCCAGTTCGCCGAGGCCGGCAGCGGCGACCCGGTGAAGACCCTGCGCAACCTCTATCCGAACGAGGCGGCGGCGAAGGCGGCTGCCGAGGCCGAGCTGACCCGGTTGAAGGGTGCGGAGAACGGGGTGGAGCTGACGATGGACGGCCGGGCGGACATCGTGGCCCAGACGCCCATCATCGTCACAGGCCTGCGCGCCGAGCTGTCGGGCGACTGGATCGTGGAGACCGCCGTCCACACCCAGGACTATGAGAGCGGCGGCTTCACCACCGTCCTGACCGGCCGAAGGAAGGCGTCATGA
- a CDS encoding phage tail assembly chaperone has protein sequence MIDRHRDEIEMGRPTTLSAEVYAALLDHVQALRDVPTQPGFPETIDWPAMPAKPPHQNETQTPGEDPQ, from the coding sequence ATGATCGATCGCCATCGCGACGAGATCGAGATGGGTCGGCCGACGACCCTGTCGGCTGAGGTCTATGCCGCGCTTCTGGACCACGTTCAGGCCCTGCGTGACGTGCCGACGCAGCCCGGCTTCCCCGAGACCATCGACTGGCCGGCAATGCCGGCGAAACCGCCCCACCAAAACGAAACCCAAACCCCTGGAGAAGACCCCCAATGA